From the genome of bacterium, one region includes:
- a CDS encoding SPFH domain-containing protein, producing the protein MAIEVIQWKEDTGEDMVWRFPGSDEIKMGAQLIVSESQAAVFFRDGKALDVFTAGRHTLSTMNLPLLTKLMSWPFGFKSPFQAEVYFVSRRIFTNQKWGTREPVVFRDTEFKMVRLRSFGVFSMRVHEPQLFVNTVVGTQQRFTTGDVEGFLRDIIVSRLNDVLGETLKTLLDLPRYYDELGVALKTRVKEDFGRYGLELVDFYINSITPPEDVQKVIDERSGMAAVGDMNQYMRYKAARAVGDAAKQEGGSAGEGMGLGMGAGLGMMLPGMISQAMQGAQQGTIAAGTIPCPSCQAQIPSGSQFCSSCGAKVLATMHCPRCNTQIPAGSKFCSGCGASLATTSCAKCGTALAPGAKFCSNCGEASK; encoded by the coding sequence ATGGCAATTGAAGTCATTCAGTGGAAGGAAGACACCGGTGAAGACATGGTGTGGCGTTTTCCCGGCAGCGATGAAATCAAAATGGGAGCCCAGCTAATCGTATCGGAAAGCCAGGCGGCCGTATTCTTCCGCGATGGAAAGGCGCTTGATGTGTTTACAGCAGGACGCCACACGCTCTCTACGATGAATCTGCCGCTCCTCACCAAACTCATGAGCTGGCCCTTCGGATTCAAGTCTCCTTTTCAGGCAGAAGTCTATTTCGTGAGCCGGCGCATTTTTACCAATCAAAAATGGGGAACAAGGGAACCGGTCGTTTTTCGTGATACCGAATTCAAAATGGTGCGCCTTCGCTCATTCGGTGTTTTTTCGATGCGAGTCCACGAACCGCAGTTATTTGTAAATACCGTTGTGGGAACACAACAACGATTCACAACGGGAGACGTAGAAGGATTCTTGCGGGATATCATCGTTTCCCGTCTGAATGATGTTCTTGGTGAGACGTTGAAAACGTTGCTCGATTTGCCCCGCTATTATGATGAATTGGGTGTCGCGTTAAAAACTCGCGTGAAAGAAGATTTCGGGCGATACGGTTTGGAGCTTGTAGATTTTTACATTAACTCCATTACACCTCCGGAAGATGTTCAGAAAGTGATTGATGAACGAAGCGGTATGGCTGCAGTGGGTGATATGAACCAGTATATGCGCTACAAAGCAGCTCGCGCAGTGGGCGATGCAGCCAAGCAAGAGGGCGGTTCCGCGGGAGAAGGGATGGGTCTCGGTATGGGAGCCGGTCTTGGAATGATGCTTCCCGGAATGATATCGCAGGCGATGCAAGGAGCCCAGCAAGGCACTATCGCCGCGGGAACAATCCCCTGTCCAAGTTGCCAGGCGCAGATCCCGTCCGGATCCCAGTTCTGCAGCAGTTGCGGCGCAAAAGTGCTGGCAACAATGCACTGTCCCAGGTGCAACACTCAGATTCCAGCCGGCTCGAAATTCTGCAGCGGCTGCGGCGCTTCTTTAGCGACAACGAGCTGCGCTAAATGCGGAACCGCGCTGGCGCCGGGCGCAAAATTCTGTTCGAATTGCGGCGAAGCATCGAAATAA